One Paenibacillus sp. FSL W8-0186 genomic window carries:
- a CDS encoding histidine phosphatase family protein, with product MKRIYLIRHCKAEGQEPDAQLTSEGQLQADQLAEYFNGKQIDYIISSPYERAISTIRPLAETLNLTIHKDNRLCERVLSADKIDDWMVKLKESFEELDMKLAGGESSREAMMRGISVIEELLDRREMNIAVVTHGNLLSLLLKYYDHEIGFNDWRKLSNPDVFELALNRKGERRITRIWK from the coding sequence GTGAAGCGTATATACCTCATCAGACATTGCAAAGCTGAAGGTCAAGAACCAGATGCGCAATTAACTAGCGAGGGTCAGCTACAGGCTGATCAACTAGCTGAGTATTTCAATGGAAAGCAGATTGACTATATCATATCTAGTCCATACGAAAGAGCTATCTCGACCATACGTCCGCTTGCCGAAACTTTAAATTTGACGATCCATAAGGATAACCGGCTGTGCGAGAGGGTTTTATCTGCAGACAAAATCGACGATTGGATGGTGAAATTAAAAGAATCATTTGAAGAGTTGGATATGAAGTTAGCAGGCGGAGAATCATCACGGGAGGCCATGATGCGCGGCATTTCCGTAATTGAGGAGTTACTCGATCGTCGCGAGATGAATATTGCAGTAGTCACCCACGGAAATCTTTTGTCATTACTATTGAAATATTATGATCATGAAATCGGATTTAATGATTGGAGAAAACTTAGCAATCCGGATGTATTTGAGCTTGCTCTAAATCGTAAAGGGGAAAGACGTATCACCCGAATTTGGAAGTAA
- a CDS encoding aminoglycoside phosphotransferase family protein, with the protein MTDHEELLTGGNINKVVKVGETVRRESKPNPYVSDLLKYLEKVGCPYVPRYLGVDEKGREILSYIDGVVPGNDYPEIEGYMWSDLVLVDLAKLLRNFHDETAGFTTSEMSLNNYPDKSLHEVVCHNDVALYNVVFKDKLPVGIIDFDMAGPGPRIWDIAYTLYTSVPLAGFSPGEEDYAVVEYNKEDHASIRKERIKLFFDSYGMNVPIDLKEWVISRINFMCTTLSERAAAENPAFIRLVKEGHLAHYKKELKFLEKHFDDWS; encoded by the coding sequence TTGACAGATCACGAGGAACTCTTGACCGGCGGGAATATTAATAAAGTCGTAAAGGTAGGAGAAACAGTACGCCGAGAATCTAAACCAAACCCATATGTGAGTGATTTGCTTAAGTACCTTGAGAAAGTTGGTTGTCCGTATGTCCCTAGATATTTAGGGGTAGATGAGAAGGGGAGAGAAATCTTATCTTACATTGATGGTGTGGTGCCTGGAAACGATTACCCTGAAATTGAAGGCTATATGTGGTCGGACTTGGTGTTAGTTGATTTGGCAAAGCTTTTAAGAAACTTCCATGATGAGACTGCAGGATTTACAACATCTGAAATGTCCCTAAATAATTATCCGGATAAATCCCTGCATGAAGTAGTCTGTCATAACGATGTTGCTCTTTATAACGTTGTGTTTAAGGACAAGCTCCCAGTAGGGATTATTGATTTTGATATGGCAGGTCCAGGACCGCGTATATGGGATATTGCATACACATTGTATACTTCTGTTCCTCTTGCAGGGTTCTCGCCAGGTGAGGAAGATTATGCGGTGGTTGAATATAACAAAGAAGATCATGCCTCAATACGTAAGGAAAGAATAAAACTTTTTTTCGATTCCTATGGCATGAATGTGCCGATCGATCTCAAGGAGTGGGTTATTTCTCGCATAAATTTTATGTGTACCACACTATCAGAACGGGCGGCAGCCGAAAATCCGGCCTTTATAAGACTAGTTAAAGAAGGACATTTAGCTCACTATAAGAAGGAGTTAAAATTTCTTGAGAAACATTTTGATGATTGGAGTTAA
- a CDS encoding MBL fold metallo-hydrolase, which produces MKLKQLTRHVWAGCAYWPVPVMVWIVEGRNGLTLVDGGLPSMWNPMHEALHTTFRGRSLNRILLTHGHGDHVGMLYALTEHLQLPITAHEFEIPFLSGEKSYTTLRPGSVNKDIQPGDLFTIFFGKLRRPIEKFTANMEESLQSGALVARLKPKLTACAHFGVVKDASIQYINLV; this is translated from the coding sequence ATGAAATTGAAGCAATTGACTCGTCATGTTTGGGCAGGCTGTGCTTATTGGCCGGTGCCTGTAATGGTTTGGATCGTTGAGGGTCGCAATGGATTGACTCTTGTCGATGGAGGCCTTCCTTCCATGTGGAATCCGATGCATGAAGCTCTGCACACCACATTCCGCGGTCGCTCTCTAAACCGGATTCTGTTGACTCATGGCCATGGCGACCATGTTGGAATGCTTTATGCGTTAACAGAACACCTGCAATTGCCCATCACGGCACACGAGTTCGAAATTCCATTTCTTAGTGGAGAAAAATCTTACACAACTTTAAGACCAGGAAGCGTAAATAAAGACATCCAACCAGGCGATTTATTTACCATATTTTTCGGTAAACTCCGCAGACCGATAGAAAAGTTCACTGCAAATATGGAGGAATCACTTCAAAGCGGAGCCCTTGTCGCTAGATTGAAACCAAAGTTAACCGCCTGCGCTCATTTTGGAGTGGTTAAGGATGCCTCGATCCAATATATTAATTTGGTTTAG
- a CDS encoding serine hydrolase, with protein MKIFQSIENVVQQHHEILPFSGAVLVQKEGTSFEQGYGYANRSERIPNSSSTRFGIASGCKIFTSIAICQLVQEGVLSFDSYLKDCLDISFPNFDPTITLHHLLTHSSGIPDYFDEEFMHDFEELWKDLPMYSIQSPNDFLPLFQNQQMKFSPGERFSYNNAGFIVLGLVVEQSTGLDFTEYVEKNIFQRCGMLDSGYFSMDQLPERTAVGYIDHEDDTWKSNIYSVPIKGGPDGGAFTTVHDLGRFWDALLNHQLLSQKYTNILLTPHVMVNDRTNYGYGVWISMQGNTIFKYYVMGSDPGVSMQSSIYPENNMHVHIIGNINYGAGMIASKIDEMIQERDR; from the coding sequence ATGAAGATCTTTCAGTCCATTGAGAATGTAGTACAGCAACATCATGAGATACTACCATTTTCGGGGGCGGTTTTAGTCCAAAAAGAAGGCACAAGCTTTGAACAAGGGTATGGATATGCCAATCGTTCTGAGCGGATACCCAATAGTTCCTCTACCAGGTTTGGAATTGCATCTGGCTGTAAAATATTCACTTCTATTGCGATATGTCAGCTTGTGCAAGAGGGGGTACTGTCTTTTGATTCCTATTTAAAGGATTGCTTAGATATTTCTTTTCCTAATTTTGATCCTACAATTACACTACATCATTTATTAACCCATAGTTCAGGAATACCAGATTATTTTGATGAGGAGTTCATGCATGACTTTGAAGAACTTTGGAAGGATTTGCCCATGTACTCCATTCAATCGCCCAACGATTTTCTTCCTTTGTTTCAGAATCAACAAATGAAATTTTCTCCAGGGGAGAGATTCTCATACAACAATGCTGGTTTTATTGTATTAGGTTTAGTAGTGGAACAGAGTACGGGGTTGGATTTTACAGAATATGTTGAGAAGAATATATTTCAGCGCTGTGGGATGTTAGATTCCGGTTATTTTAGCATGGATCAACTGCCTGAACGAACAGCTGTTGGGTATATAGACCATGAAGATGATACTTGGAAGAGTAATATTTATTCAGTTCCCATTAAGGGCGGCCCTGATGGGGGAGCATTTACGACTGTTCATGATTTGGGCAGGTTTTGGGATGCGTTGTTGAATCATCAATTGCTGTCCCAGAAATACACGAATATATTATTGACTCCACATGTAATGGTCAACGATCGCACGAATTATGGGTACGGTGTTTGGATTTCCATGCAGGGCAACACCATTTTTAAATACTATGTAATGGGAAGCGACCCGGGAGTAAGCATGCAATCATCAATATATCCAGAAAACAATATGCACGTACATATTATAGGTAATATTAATTATGGTGCCGGGATGATAGCGAGCAAAATTGACGAAATGATCCAAGAACGTGATAGGTGA
- a CDS encoding DUF3626 domain-containing protein produces the protein MPDKLSNSQCQAIDYISQYARTRKYTAQQSLLEILRMSNIPWRTFENACTKIFSNARIALHFHPDRPTADMKTVAQSLLEQGIYKSQFETGISNGSVSAYPGGPRDAWEKRLFGGAYQLDDVINSQRPKYGALDLMLHADGPAPRFGSCYFLLSPNVSTRSTYTYMDSHQDPVEKGTYEEFEDILAAVFKDAFFRNDAIGEKNLTPKKLIDHLLINLEQPFKDPSKRKPNRNLNHYIESQVHGDITLKEDVEILVADPSFKDSYIGEIFKQMCMKYSIELYWHMGFVMKIDKIPSDFRGPTMPSLAKRIAQNGYIDASVIGAATFDLKRNPELWKDRGSYEEVLQELKYLWHILVRYGEPSV, from the coding sequence ATGCCGGATAAATTATCAAATTCACAGTGCCAAGCTATCGATTATATTTCTCAGTATGCCCGAACACGAAAATACACTGCTCAACAATCACTCCTGGAAATTCTCCGGATGTCAAATATCCCTTGGCGTACTTTTGAAAATGCTTGTACAAAGATATTTTCGAATGCTAGAATCGCACTGCATTTTCATCCTGACCGGCCAACAGCGGATATGAAAACTGTGGCTCAGTCATTGCTTGAACAGGGGATATACAAAAGCCAGTTTGAAACAGGTATATCTAATGGCAGCGTATCCGCTTATCCGGGTGGGCCAAGAGATGCATGGGAAAAAAGGCTGTTTGGCGGAGCCTACCAGTTAGATGATGTGATTAATAGTCAGCGACCCAAATACGGGGCGCTTGATTTAATGCTGCACGCGGATGGACCCGCTCCCCGGTTTGGTTCATGTTACTTCCTCCTATCGCCAAATGTCTCTACTCGCAGTACATATACTTATATGGACTCTCATCAAGATCCAGTAGAGAAAGGCACGTATGAAGAGTTTGAGGATATTTTAGCAGCTGTTTTTAAAGATGCGTTTTTTCGGAATGATGCGATCGGTGAAAAGAATCTGACACCTAAGAAATTAATCGATCATTTATTAATAAATCTTGAACAGCCATTTAAGGACCCTTCAAAGCGAAAGCCTAATCGAAATCTTAATCACTATATCGAATCCCAGGTGCACGGTGATATTACATTAAAAGAGGACGTAGAAATTCTTGTGGCCGATCCTTCGTTCAAAGATTCCTATATAGGGGAAATATTTAAACAAATGTGTATGAAATATTCCATCGAACTATATTGGCATATGGGATTTGTTATGAAAATAGACAAAATACCTTCAGATTTCAGGGGACCAACTATGCCCTCCTTAGCAAAACGGATAGCCCAAAATGGTTATATTGATGCAAGTGTAATCGGGGCTGCTACCTTCGATTTGAAACGTAATCCGGAATTATGGAAAGACAGAGGGAGTTATGAGGAAGTCCTTCAGGAATTAAAGTATTTGTGGCATATACTGGTTCGATATGGGGAACCAAGTGTATAG
- a CDS encoding metallophosphoesterase family protein codes for MSRILMISDIHGCIEQFNDLLDAIHYNPSKDNLILLGDYVDRGPRSKETVERVKELVNNHNVIALRGNHDQRLVDLVRTKSETVQGKFLEHGGMQTLQSYCHFVSENMDEELFEQAREYIRVNFSSHIDFLESLPLYYEDLHHIYVHAGLNPKYINWREQPEYDFMYIKEEFHQSEPRTDKLVIFGHTRTIELHDSSDIWFGRGKIGIDGGCAYGMQLNCLICDEGIYTTASIKNLWNGD; via the coding sequence ATGAGTAGAATTTTAATGATCAGTGATATCCATGGATGTATTGAACAATTTAATGATTTATTGGATGCAATTCATTACAACCCTTCCAAAGACAATTTAATATTGCTTGGCGATTATGTTGATCGAGGACCACGAAGCAAAGAAACTGTCGAGCGAGTTAAAGAGCTAGTAAACAACCACAATGTTATTGCATTAAGGGGTAATCATGATCAAAGATTGGTTGACCTAGTTAGGACGAAAAGTGAGACGGTTCAAGGTAAATTTTTGGAACATGGTGGCATGCAAACCCTCCAAAGCTATTGTCATTTTGTTTCTGAAAATATGGATGAAGAGCTTTTTGAACAAGCTAGAGAGTATATACGAGTAAATTTTAGTAGCCATATAGACTTTCTAGAATCATTGCCTCTTTATTATGAAGATTTACACCATATCTATGTTCATGCTGGACTCAATCCGAAGTATATAAATTGGCGAGAACAACCTGAATATGACTTTATGTATATTAAGGAAGAGTTTCATCAGTCGGAACCAAGAACTGATAAACTAGTCATATTCGGTCATACTAGAACTATTGAACTTCATGATTCCTCGGATATCTGGTTTGGTCGGGGTAAGATTGGGATAGATGGTGGATGCGCATATGGAATGCAGTTAAATTGTTTAATATGCGACGAAGGTATTTATACTACGGCGAGTATAAAGAATTTATGGAATGGGGATTGA
- a CDS encoding TetR/AcrR family transcriptional regulator, protein MARPREFDVKKALNDALELFWENGYEATTISDLASKMGINRPSLYAAFGGKRELFDMALNAYQHNYLNKLHDILEYNKSGYRGIEAVFIRFVESIRNPAAQRGCFFVNSIAELAALDEDIAAKGREFQEKVIDLFANALLNGKKHGDIPLDLDIEATSHFLTMSLVGLNVVIKTMPDENYIKNNVHIILSTIQ, encoded by the coding sequence ATGGCACGCCCCCGTGAGTTTGATGTAAAAAAAGCATTGAACGATGCTTTGGAGTTATTTTGGGAGAATGGATACGAAGCAACGACTATTTCGGATTTAGCCAGTAAAATGGGAATCAATCGCCCGAGTTTGTACGCTGCATTTGGGGGTAAGCGCGAGCTGTTTGATATGGCGCTAAATGCGTATCAACATAATTATTTAAACAAACTCCATGATATCTTGGAATATAACAAGTCGGGTTATCGGGGTATTGAGGCCGTATTTATTCGCTTTGTGGAATCAATAAGGAACCCGGCTGCTCAACGTGGCTGCTTCTTTGTTAATTCTATAGCCGAACTGGCTGCCCTAGATGAGGATATTGCCGCCAAAGGACGTGAATTTCAAGAAAAGGTAATCGACCTGTTTGCAAATGCCCTATTGAATGGAAAAAAACATGGCGATATTCCATTAGATTTAGATATTGAAGCTACCTCGCATTTTTTAACCATGTCGTTGGTTGGATTAAATGTTGTAATCAAAACTATGCCTGATGAAAACTATATCAAAAATAACGTGCATATCATCCTAAGTACGATTCAATAA
- a CDS encoding inositol monophosphatase family protein, which yields MNADIIHLARELAVKLIKQAGLIALERFDNFEHISSKDSFGDVVTEVDHMAEAIILKGINSTFPDHQIHSEEAGDNGKSSDWLWLIDPLDGTNNFAIGLPVFTTSITLLYKREPVLGVVYEPMTDRLFESCMNKGAYCNGREMKVKRSNHFKRGNIGWIQGHKVQNDPKAVQLRRHIDLNFKRMMRLWAPALQWCMLAKGDIDGIVLYNSEGDDLYSGVLMVKEAGGVVIDFDGNPFTGMSEEPYLIACHPDNKDELIKVVKEGMGPI from the coding sequence ATGAACGCGGATATTATTCATTTAGCTCGAGAGCTTGCAGTGAAATTAATTAAACAAGCTGGACTTATTGCCCTAGAAAGATTTGATAATTTTGAACATATTAGTTCAAAGGATAGCTTTGGTGATGTTGTAACTGAAGTAGATCACATGGCTGAAGCCATTATACTTAAAGGTATAAACAGTACCTTCCCAGATCATCAAATACATAGTGAGGAAGCAGGCGACAATGGAAAAAGTTCGGACTGGCTATGGTTAATTGATCCATTGGATGGAACAAACAATTTTGCAATTGGTCTACCAGTGTTCACGACCTCAATCACACTGCTGTATAAGAGGGAACCGGTTCTTGGTGTAGTATACGAGCCAATGACAGATAGACTATTTGAATCTTGCATGAATAAAGGTGCTTATTGCAACGGTAGAGAAATGAAAGTGAAACGAAGCAATCATTTCAAAAGAGGGAACATTGGCTGGATCCAAGGACATAAGGTTCAAAACGATCCGAAAGCAGTCCAATTAAGGCGACATATTGATTTGAATTTTAAGAGAATGATGAGGTTATGGGCACCGGCATTACAATGGTGCATGCTTGCTAAAGGCGATATCGATGGGATTGTCCTTTATAATTCCGAAGGGGATGATCTCTATTCTGGCGTTTTAATGGTAAAAGAAGCAGGAGGAGTAGTTATTGACTTTGATGGCAATCCATTTACCGGAATGAGTGAAGAGCCCTATTTAATCGCATGTCATCCTGACAATAAAGATGAATTGATCAAGGTTGTTAAGGAGGGAATGGGGCCAATCTAA
- a CDS encoding leucine-rich repeat domain-containing protein, translating into MANRLSDWIYPKLPEDLCFLKEGGGDFLYSVVHEQMYGIDVAEEEAIELMDRITGLFIKLKAHRNLDRLLNDAIKHKTDRLYISGHRLTELPEKIRYLTELRELEIFEQDLYRLPEELFELSKLERLKILTADLESIPASISKLKNLRELCIQCGSSDRPAPGYRVKPKEEISLNRIPPEMGDLEQLEQLTIQYTSIHELPLELEKLEHLRFLDLGMCMIDRKPDFLDGMKQLDYINISRDSLWETDESQQ; encoded by the coding sequence ATGGCAAACCGTTTATCAGATTGGATTTATCCGAAGCTGCCGGAAGACTTGTGTTTTTTGAAAGAAGGCGGGGGAGATTTCCTTTACTCCGTTGTGCATGAGCAAATGTATGGTATAGATGTAGCTGAGGAAGAAGCTATTGAACTGATGGATCGTATTACGGGGCTTTTTATCAAATTAAAGGCTCACCGCAACCTGGACCGATTGCTAAATGATGCCATTAAGCATAAGACTGATCGGCTGTATATAAGTGGACATAGGCTGACAGAGCTGCCTGAGAAAATCCGATACCTTACGGAGCTGCGTGAGCTAGAAATTTTTGAACAGGATCTTTACCGTCTGCCCGAAGAGCTGTTCGAGTTAAGCAAGCTTGAGCGCTTGAAAATCCTGACGGCTGATTTGGAGAGTATTCCCGCATCCATATCCAAACTTAAGAATCTGAGAGAGCTCTGCATTCAATGTGGAAGCTCAGATCGGCCCGCCCCCGGGTACCGGGTTAAGCCCAAGGAAGAAATCAGTCTTAATCGCATCCCACCGGAGATGGGAGACCTTGAGCAATTGGAGCAGCTTACAATTCAATACACCTCCATTCATGAACTGCCTCTTGAGCTAGAGAAACTGGAGCATTTGCGATTCTTGGACTTAGGGATGTGTATGATCGATCGGAAGCCTGATTTCCTGGATGGAATGAAACAACTGGATTACATTAACATATCGCGGGATTCGTTATGGGAAACAGATGAATCACAACAGTAG
- a CDS encoding HAD-IIB family hydrolase, giving the protein MSRIFITDLDGTLLRSDQTMSDFTVNVLNSAIQEDYIISFATARGLFSAYSVVSDIAWKHPVILYNGALLFDVVQNQVIDGYFLSAGLTNEIIQTGKKHGCSPFYFLLDSTNKERVYHEKLTSFGMIEFLKSRTNDPRFTEVDELESSDDEKTLALTFIGELDDLLPLKEEVSSVLRDKVNLHIMKDYYIEDQYFLEFSHPLASKCEGLKMWAKHMNVETKDICIFGDNLNDLGLFEVGGKKIAVSNSHVDILGIADTVIESNNEDGVAKYIETCIQDIYKVTLGINNFKFEG; this is encoded by the coding sequence TTGAGCAGAATCTTTATAACTGATTTAGATGGCACTCTATTAAGATCCGATCAAACGATGTCTGACTTTACGGTTAATGTTCTTAATTCTGCTATACAGGAAGACTACATTATTAGTTTTGCTACCGCCAGAGGGTTATTCAGTGCTTATAGTGTAGTCTCTGACATCGCGTGGAAGCATCCAGTCATTTTATATAATGGGGCACTACTATTTGATGTTGTTCAAAACCAGGTGATCGATGGATACTTCTTGAGCGCTGGTTTGACAAATGAGATTATACAAACAGGCAAGAAACATGGTTGTTCACCTTTTTACTTTTTGTTGGATTCTACGAATAAAGAACGTGTATATCACGAGAAATTAACTTCCTTCGGTATGATCGAGTTCCTAAAGAGCCGTACCAATGATCCAAGATTCACGGAAGTGGATGAACTTGAATCATCCGATGATGAAAAGACATTAGCTTTGACGTTTATTGGTGAGCTGGATGATTTATTACCGCTTAAAGAAGAAGTTAGCTCGGTGTTAAGGGATAAGGTAAACCTCCATATTATGAAAGACTATTATATAGAAGATCAATACTTTCTTGAATTCAGTCATCCACTTGCTTCAAAATGTGAAGGTTTAAAAATGTGGGCAAAGCATATGAATGTAGAAACTAAGGATATTTGTATATTTGGCGATAATCTCAATGATTTAGGATTATTTGAGGTTGGTGGCAAGAAAATAGCAGTGTCTAACTCGCATGTAGACATTTTAGGAATTGCAGATACGGTGATCGAGAGTAATAATGAAGATGGCGTAGCCAAATACATAGAAACTTGCATACAAGACATATATAAAGTAACTCTGGGTATAAATAACTTTAAATTTGAGGGGTGA
- a CDS encoding DUF1801 domain-containing protein — MELNHKNKLNKSNKPSGHEQVLEFLEKLEHPLKQEIEEVRKIILSSNDQITEHIKWNAPSFCVNNQDRITFNFHGKEGFRLVFHCGSKKTDYADKDRLLQDDSGLLEWATGDRATLTFTSAKDVEDKRGKLIEVVTKWIEVTKDV, encoded by the coding sequence ATGGAACTAAATCATAAAAATAAACTTAATAAATCTAATAAACCATCGGGCCATGAGCAGGTATTAGAGTTTCTGGAGAAGCTTGAACATCCATTAAAACAGGAAATCGAGGAAGTTCGAAAAATCATTTTGTCTTCAAATGATCAAATAACAGAGCATATTAAATGGAACGCGCCTAGTTTTTGTGTGAATAATCAAGATAGAATCACTTTCAATTTTCATGGGAAAGAAGGATTTCGGTTAGTTTTTCACTGTGGATCAAAGAAAACAGATTATGCGGATAAAGATCGGCTTTTACAAGATGATTCAGGACTATTAGAGTGGGCGACCGGGGATAGAGCTACTTTAACTTTTACATCGGCAAAAGACGTGGAGGATAAGAGGGGTAAACTAATTGAAGTTGTAACGAAATGGATCGAAGTGACAAAGGATGTTTAA
- a CDS encoding NUDIX hydrolase produces MGYIMDLRAIVGSRPLIMPGACVLIFNENRELLLQRRTDTNDWGTIGGSLELGESLEEAAARELFEEAGLTAKSFKFITVLSGKDMYYKYPHGDEIYNVMAIYEAQEIEGNPKVNDEESHELKFFTLSEPIVNLNPFTEHYLRKAGYITEW; encoded by the coding sequence ATGGGATATATTATGGATTTAAGAGCAATCGTAGGGTCTAGGCCTCTAATTATGCCGGGGGCCTGCGTGTTAATTTTCAATGAGAATAGAGAGCTGCTTCTTCAAAGGAGAACAGACACAAATGATTGGGGGACCATAGGCGGTTCACTAGAGCTGGGAGAATCTTTAGAAGAAGCTGCAGCTCGGGAGCTTTTTGAAGAGGCTGGTCTAACAGCAAAATCGTTCAAATTTATAACGGTTTTATCAGGTAAAGATATGTACTATAAATATCCTCATGGTGATGAAATCTATAATGTAATGGCAATTTATGAGGCTCAAGAGATCGAAGGGAATCCGAAAGTAAACGACGAGGAGAGCCATGAACTGAAATTTTTTACTTTGAGTGAACCGATCGTAAATTTAAATCCATTTACCGAACATTATCTTAGAAAAGCAGGATATATCACAGAATGGTAA